One Tubulanus polymorphus chromosome 5, tnTubPoly1.2, whole genome shotgun sequence DNA segment encodes these proteins:
- the LOC141906200 gene encoding uncharacterized protein LOC141906200 yields the protein MARNWSIILISLERLVVVAFPLNYKRIWNSKTLGFLLFAIIVTSIFSNWNHFVPDVLPGLWQWPCLKSGQFAYTIFFAETPVTRFSVPRVQYNDVYLLYVIGTVALPYLMMCVINTALVVALNLASKRRKEITTIDKSSGKDVQILKMVGVVLAIFFICEAPAVIERLEGLIRGKETPLTHEQRMAMRKFALALSMFDSVVNFFAYCAVNRSFKQAFVEIFKRNQLRG from the coding sequence ATGGCACGAAACTGGTCGATCATCCTTATAAGCTTAGAGCGGCTAGTCGTCGTGGCTTTCCCGTTGAATTACAAACGGATATGGAATTCGAAGACGCTCGGATTTCTTCTTTTCGCAATCATCGTAACGAGTATATTTTCGAATTGGAATCATTTCGTACCCGATGTGCTGCCCGGTTTGTGGCAATGGCCGTGTTTGAAGTCGGGTCAATTCGCCTACACGATATTTTTTGCCGAAACGCCCGTTACGCGTTTCTCAGTGCCCCGAGTTCAGTACAACGACGTATATTTGTTGTATGTCATCGGCACAGTTGCTCTTCCTTACCTTATGATGTGTGTGATAAACACGGCTTTGGTTGTGGCGTTGAATTTAGCCAGCAAACGCAGAAAGGAAATCACGACGATTGACAAATCATCGGGCAAAGATGttcaaattctgaaaatggTCGGTGTTGTTTTAGCTATTTTCTTCATTTGCGAAGCCCCAGCAGTTATAGAACGTCTCGAAGGTCTAATCAGAGGAAAAGAAACACCTTTGACCCACGAACAACGTATGGCAATGCGTAAATTCGCGTTAGCGCTTTCGATGTTCGACTCAGTTGTTAACTTCTTCGCTTATTGCGCCGTAAATAGGTCGTTCAAGCAAGCATTTGTTGAAATCTTCAAACGCAACCAACTTCGCGGATAA